From a single Bacillota bacterium genomic region:
- a CDS encoding Ig-like domain repeat protein — protein sequence MKRLFLLVALWMSLSCVALAQEQDAWGLSKPWKRLEWFYSLRAFPFKDVPAGAWLRAYEQAQQMPIYQANGLQAQALNWEYHGPVSTRQNWLARVNAIAVHPTNRNIIYIGIAKGGVWRSHDGGSTWRNLTDFLAAQYVGCLTLDPVDPNIIYLGTGEEYFAVRTLGGVGIYRSTDGGNTWRLFGSSVFDGQRINEIVIDPTNRNKWIVSANRGIYITTNGGSDFTLRLSGLASALRMHPTNSNILWAALGNFVGAGGNGVYRSTDGGTTWTRISALPNGTSIGRIELDICRSNPNVVWVIFSRQFVPGVSDGIHSVWRTTNGGTSWTQVTTPTGRTGQTWYNLVMRVDPNNPNIAYAGAVDLWRTTDGGQTWTTINPQDTVGHVDQHALAFDPFDSTRIYIGSDGGLFYSANRGTTLTPLNNGRGTMEFYAFDVHPTDANQLLAGSQDNGTQLRTDSPTFDVTLGGDGMWASYKRTDPSIALGQTQQAVVWRSTDGGRTWSPNPVLNASGDHQGLWCAPLVNDTRTPGRFYLGTNFLYRSTDDGRTWSRISGDLTDGGVLNVIAVAPSDSNVIYTGSTDGVVFVSTDGGATWTRRTDGLPRRAVGGLTVDPNNAGTVYVGFMGFGAQRVVRSTDLGRTWTDISGNLPDTPVNFLIVNPIAPNMLIAATDTGVFVTTDLGRNWARLGLGLPSTPCLHLRANATTSHLYVGTYGRGIGRMPLPTAAFVTTRIEVPWRPGQLGGIANLRATLQRTDSGAGVAGKRLQFEVDDRTVGSAVTGSDGSATLAYTIPLDAALGNRTITATFDGDSAFNPSSGTGILSVSRAYTVVIIRDQSVPYGSTALLKARLTRQDDGRPISGKLLRFSVGGTEVGTATTDAEGEASVSYSGRHLGDLPMSAAFDGDSTYVSSAAYATLSGYVEVEALVNLRDYVGPVMNLPADVAIDRDGKLERLKEVLDGKGAFRLRLTGSADLLVKVTHWLRQRVHVKLPGTAQVAFSLVNGDVDEDNEVTLFDFGMLVAAFGSGPNDKNWNPNADLDGDEEVTLFDFGILVKNFGKIGDE from the coding sequence ATGAAGCGGCTCTTCTTGCTAGTCGCCCTGTGGATGAGCCTCTCGTGTGTTGCCCTTGCACAGGAGCAGGACGCATGGGGCTTGTCCAAACCATGGAAACGACTGGAGTGGTTCTACAGTCTGCGCGCCTTTCCGTTCAAGGATGTGCCTGCGGGGGCTTGGCTGCGGGCGTACGAACAGGCACAACAGATGCCCATCTATCAAGCGAACGGGCTGCAGGCGCAGGCGCTGAACTGGGAGTATCACGGACCCGTCAGCACAAGGCAGAACTGGCTCGCCCGCGTCAACGCCATTGCCGTACACCCGACCAACCGCAACATCATCTACATCGGTATTGCCAAAGGAGGGGTGTGGCGCAGTCACGACGGCGGCAGCACCTGGCGCAACCTCACCGACTTCCTCGCGGCGCAATATGTGGGCTGCTTGACCCTCGACCCAGTAGACCCCAACATCATCTATCTGGGGACAGGTGAGGAGTACTTCGCGGTTCGGACGCTGGGCGGAGTGGGCATCTACCGCTCGACCGACGGCGGCAATACATGGAGGCTTTTCGGCAGCAGCGTCTTCGACGGGCAGCGCATCAATGAGATTGTCATCGACCCGACCAACCGCAACAAGTGGATTGTCAGCGCGAATCGGGGAATCTACATCACCACCAATGGGGGCAGCGACTTCACCCTCAGGCTGAGCGGCTTGGCGTCAGCGCTACGGATGCACCCCACCAATTCCAATATCCTGTGGGCGGCGTTAGGCAATTTTGTGGGCGCTGGTGGCAACGGCGTCTATCGTTCCACCGACGGCGGCACGACGTGGACACGTATCAGCGCGTTGCCCAACGGCACGAGCATTGGGCGCATTGAACTGGACATCTGCCGCAGCAACCCCAACGTGGTCTGGGTCATTTTTTCCAGACAGTTCGTTCCTGGCGTCAGCGACGGCATCCATAGCGTGTGGAGAACGACCAACGGCGGCACCAGCTGGACGCAGGTGACCACCCCAACCGGCCGCACCGGGCAAACATGGTATAACCTTGTGATGCGCGTCGACCCGAACAACCCCAACATCGCCTACGCGGGCGCGGTCGACCTGTGGCGCACCACCGACGGAGGCCAAACGTGGACGACAATCAACCCGCAAGACACCGTGGGGCACGTCGACCAGCACGCGCTGGCGTTCGACCCGTTCGACTCGACGCGAATCTACATCGGCAGCGACGGGGGACTGTTCTACTCTGCCAATCGTGGGACGACGCTGACCCCTTTAAACAACGGCAGAGGCACGATGGAGTTCTACGCGTTCGATGTGCATCCCACCGATGCGAACCAACTGCTGGCGGGGTCGCAGGACAACGGCACGCAGCTGCGCACCGACTCGCCCACCTTCGATGTCACGCTGGGCGGGGATGGTATGTGGGCTTCGTATAAGCGCACCGACCCCAGTATCGCGCTGGGGCAGACCCAACAAGCCGTCGTCTGGCGTTCCACCGATGGAGGGCGAACCTGGAGTCCGAATCCTGTGCTGAACGCCAGCGGCGACCATCAAGGGTTGTGGTGCGCCCCGCTGGTCAACGACACCCGCACACCCGGCAGGTTCTATCTGGGCACCAACTTCCTGTACCGTTCCACCGACGACGGACGGACGTGGTCGCGCATTAGCGGCGATTTGACCGACGGCGGTGTGCTGAACGTGATTGCTGTCGCCCCGTCCGATTCGAACGTCATCTACACGGGGTCTACCGACGGCGTGGTGTTTGTCAGCACAGACGGCGGAGCCACATGGACGAGGCGCACGGATGGGCTGCCTCGGCGAGCAGTCGGTGGTCTGACAGTAGACCCCAATAATGCAGGCACGGTGTATGTGGGGTTCATGGGCTTTGGCGCACAACGTGTCGTTCGAAGCACCGATCTTGGCAGAACGTGGACGGACATCTCGGGCAACCTGCCCGACACGCCCGTGAACTTCCTGATAGTCAACCCGATTGCGCCCAACATGCTGATTGCCGCTACCGACACGGGGGTGTTCGTCACCACCGACCTCGGTCGCAACTGGGCAAGGCTGGGGCTGGGGTTGCCCAGCACGCCGTGTCTGCACCTGCGCGCCAACGCAACCACCAGCCATCTTTACGTGGGCACCTACGGACGCGGTATCGGGCGGATGCCTCTGCCTACCGCCGCTTTCGTAACCACACGAATCGAAGTACCATGGCGTCCGGGGCAACTGGGGGGCATCGCCAACCTCAGGGCAACCTTACAACGCACCGACTCGGGGGCAGGCGTCGCAGGCAAGCGACTGCAGTTTGAGGTAGACGATAGGACCGTAGGCAGTGCGGTGACCGGCTCGGATGGCTCCGCGACGCTCGCCTACACGATTCCGCTGGACGCTGCGCTGGGAAATCGCACCATCACCGCGACCTTCGATGGCGACTCCGCCTTCAACCCCTCCTCGGGCACGGGCATCCTTTCGGTCTCGCGTGCGTATACGGTTGTCATCATCCGAGACCAGTCGGTGCCCTACGGCTCGACCGCGTTGCTGAAAGCGCGCCTGACCCGACAGGATGATGGACGACCGATTTCGGGCAAACTGCTGCGCTTCTCGGTAGGTGGCACCGAGGTGGGCACGGCGACCACCGATGCCGAAGGCGAAGCGTCTGTCTCGTATAGTGGGCGACATCTCGGAGACCTGCCGATGTCGGCGGCGTTCGACGGAGACTCTACTTACGTCAGTTCCGCAGCATATGCGACCCTGAGTGGATACGTCGAAGTGGAAGCGCTCGTCAACCTGCGCGACTACGTCGGTCCCGTGATGAACTTGCCCGCGGATGTGGCGATTGACCGCGACGGCAAGCTGGAGCGGCTCAAGGAAGTGCTGGACGGCAAGGGGGCGTTCCGGCTGAGGCTGACCGGCAGCGCAGACCTTCTGGTGAAGGTAACGCACTGGCTGCGGCAGCGGGTTCACGTTAAACTGCCCGGCACGGCACAGGTGGCTTTCAGCCTCGTCAACGGAGACGTCGACGAGGATAACGAGGTCACGCTGTTCGATTTCGGTATGCTCGTTGCCGCTTTCGGCTCTGGGCCCAACGACAAGAACTGGAACCCCAATGCCGACCTCGACGGCGATGAGGAGGTCACCCTGTTCGACTTCGGCATCCTCGTCAAGAACTTCGGAAAAATCGGCGATGAGTAG
- a CDS encoding ABC transporter ATP-binding protein/permease encodes MFWRLLSLMRPYTLPIVIGFICLLLATPAQMFPPLVWKYVVDEVIMNRKVDHLLPAMLVMLAVHLVGMGLSAARTYLLGVAGQRFVADLRNRLHDKLMRQSVRYHHDRKSGDLMARVIGDVDTLQEVVINGVDNILGNALSLVWVAGIIVWLNWKVGTLTLLPLVVVAVMVWFFNLRVKGLYRAIRDRLGDLSAKLQENLLGMLIIKAFAREAYEQERFQQVNADYTTTSLKGVKVRSVYFPGVMTVGFLSNIAMIGAGAYFVLRGEFTIGGLVAYRGYWWQLFAPVFSLAQVNEMIQRAIAAASRVFEVLDAPEEVTDAPDAIAPDTVQGHIRFDRVSFAYTSERPVLQEVSFEVLPGQRIGIVGPSGTGKTTILNLILRLYDPQEGVIYLDGIPLRQLQQQAFRRHIALVTQEPFLFNDTVRQNILFGRLDATDEEIETAARLANAHEFIMDLPQGYDTLVGERGVKLSGGQKQRICIARAFLANPKVLLLDEATASVEPESEAVIQAALERLMQERTTIIVTHRLSLVRDCDRILVIDEGRVIESGRHEQLMEKNGWYARMYRLQMEGGALVEELMD; translated from the coding sequence ATGTTCTGGCGTCTGCTGAGCCTGATGCGTCCCTACACCCTGCCCATTGTGATTGGCTTTATCTGTCTGTTGCTGGCGACGCCCGCGCAGATGTTTCCCCCGCTGGTGTGGAAGTATGTGGTAGACGAGGTTATCATGAACCGCAAGGTAGACCACCTGCTGCCCGCGATGCTAGTGATGCTGGCGGTGCATCTGGTGGGAATGGGGCTGTCGGCGGCACGCACCTACTTGCTGGGGGTGGCAGGTCAACGCTTCGTCGCCGACCTGCGCAACCGCCTGCACGACAAGTTGATGCGCCAGTCGGTGCGTTACCACCACGACCGCAAAAGCGGAGACCTGATGGCGCGTGTGATCGGTGATGTGGACACCCTGCAGGAAGTGGTCATCAACGGGGTAGACAACATCCTGGGCAACGCGCTGAGCCTTGTGTGGGTAGCAGGCATCATCGTGTGGTTGAACTGGAAGGTGGGTACACTCACGCTGTTGCCGCTGGTGGTGGTGGCGGTGATGGTGTGGTTTTTCAACCTGCGCGTGAAGGGGCTGTATCGCGCCATCCGCGACCGTCTCGGCGACCTCTCCGCCAAGCTGCAGGAGAACCTGCTGGGGATGCTCATCATCAAAGCCTTCGCACGAGAGGCGTACGAGCAGGAGCGTTTCCAGCAGGTCAACGCGGATTATACCACGACCAGCCTCAAGGGCGTGAAGGTGCGCTCGGTGTACTTCCCCGGCGTGATGACAGTGGGCTTTTTGAGTAATATCGCCATGATCGGCGCAGGAGCCTATTTCGTGTTAAGGGGAGAGTTCACCATCGGCGGGCTGGTGGCGTATCGGGGCTACTGGTGGCAGCTGTTTGCGCCTGTGTTCTCGCTGGCGCAGGTGAACGAGATGATTCAGCGTGCGATCGCGGCTGCCTCGCGCGTGTTCGAGGTGCTGGACGCGCCCGAAGAGGTCACCGACGCCCCCGACGCCATCGCTCCCGATACGGTGCAGGGGCACATCCGCTTCGACAGGGTGAGCTTTGCCTACACCTCCGAGCGACCTGTCCTGCAGGAGGTCTCGTTCGAGGTTTTGCCGGGGCAGCGCATCGGCATCGTGGGTCCCAGCGGCACCGGAAAGACCACCATCCTCAACCTGATACTGCGCCTGTACGACCCGCAGGAAGGCGTCATCTATCTGGATGGCATACCCCTGCGCCAGTTGCAACAGCAGGCTTTCCGCCGTCATATCGCGCTGGTCACACAGGAGCCGTTCCTGTTCAACGACACCGTGCGCCAGAACATTCTGTTCGGTCGGCTGGACGCCACCGATGAGGAAATCGAAACCGCTGCTCGCCTCGCGAACGCTCACGAGTTCATCATGGACCTGCCGCAGGGATACGACACACTGGTTGGCGAGCGAGGCGTTAAACTGTCTGGCGGGCAGAAACAGCGCATCTGCATCGCCCGTGCCTTCCTCGCAAACCCTAAAGTGCTGCTGCTGGACGAAGCCACTGCGTCGGTAGAACCCGAGTCAGAGGCAGTGATACAGGCTGCGCTGGAAAGGCTGATGCAGGAACGCACCACCATTATCGTCACGCACCGCCTCTCGCTGGTGCGCGACTGCGACCGTATTCTGGTGATAGACGAAGGGCGCGTGATCGAATCGGGCAGGCACGAGCAGCTCATGGAGAAAAACGGCTGGTACGCGCGTATGTACCGCCTGCAGATGGAGGGCGGCGCGCTGGTGGAGGAGCTGATGGATTGA
- a CDS encoding S8 family serine peptidase: MLSTLKRFALLTGITTLLLWGSVVAQTVPSSPNKGKSVRAPSRVSVSTPTQPPVPPEQKPSLRYETSIAHTRPELANQATSIAEPNLQEAQMLGEEGVTDAGTYVLPFGSKGEKVAIAFGMGDYVPSEGEKLQPLLLRLAQHRAAQLRTQSTDAQPTVYCFILLDGRLDDALREWLEQHGVQLLGFYPYTAYQARVPVSQLSTVAAHPQVRWVGQPYPLQKLHPELWTFVGSGSAERRWVFVSLFGHDEAARDALMAIADQTGRYDPDLAILPMLADAATINRLLDWDAVLFIEPVHACKPADFESQPAIDADLLWYFGKDGRPLHGQSVKIGVLDSGFFIRHDDFAHIRDGVIGRDYTDSRGNALIDGNGHGTAVLGILLGAGAADRRYRGTASGVSALAADDIVLAKVFVNTFEGGTSVGSSVSDALSDMRGWFDRQRWRSVAKRDVVNLSGGAPTRYARGTDALSRQVDRLFREDILVVAAAGNEGKQGEGTIGIPGDAKGALTVGGVYDEGYNVDKVVESSSRGPTGDGRVKPDVVAPSHWIMAPARWNRREYFPVKGTSFAAPHVAGLAVGLMAAYRRPDGGASNPPAWVIKSMIIANALDLGYDLHAAGRGKVDGFLCHFEGDGFLKVWWGTNRRTGSLKTMDFDLSQPASLLRIALVYPDEPASAWASQALVNDLDLYLDAEPFTEGPNGGWWSASRVDNVEFITIRNARAGKYRIKVHSYSHSWFSGSQAWAVTVRAVFGPTEPNLRLTLTAPVAVQPNTEFEVMGSVRPDSYVVSGVSATMLEDPPRGSLLSYVSDLEVIRYAPNGDQERFNLSSALNVPLGSIPAGFTRKLARRLRGDREGLGTILLKVKSTNGGEAEVRRTVIIDGTPPNDWQAFTVNEGNQELAPTCQVAVRDLLSGLSPSANAWYRFSTDGGTTWSQWKPTSLSGEEGSLEWEVVVAQNVPFHRAGDRNRIQFRVQDVAGNWGYSPIYPVSLRIRTRLSGDNLSAERGSTALLRATLVRASDSSPLANKTVRFLVDGNPVGSAVTNAAGVATLPWTVTLLGEREYRVVFEGDSEYQASEATAHLNLTAKTEVIVEDVIARRGTTVILTASLKELDVGGWVSAPQGLTLHFKVDGTVVGTVETDAQGNAQVAYSIPPHMPLGIRWIDVVFEGAESRQPSTGNATLRVARTVLRGKVLLGDFVGNPEMAQVTLELRDPDSRSARETHNLFLNSQSEYIIGTNLDGVYDVAVKGSHWLRDKHQRVRVTGDVVLNFSQINGDVDGDNTVTLQDFGMLLLAFGSVAGDENWNWDADLDGDLEVTLFDFGILVRHFGFVGEQ, encoded by the coding sequence ATGCTATCCACTCTGAAACGCTTTGCTCTGCTGACAGGGATTACCACACTTTTGCTGTGGGGTTCCGTCGTGGCGCAGACCGTGCCATCCAGCCCGAACAAGGGTAAGTCGGTGAGAGCGCCCAGTCGGGTATCGGTCAGCACGCCAACGCAACCACCAGTGCCTCCAGAACAGAAGCCATCTCTGCGCTACGAAACCTCGATTGCCCATACCCGCCCTGAGTTAGCCAATCAGGCGACCTCCATAGCTGAGCCGAACCTTCAGGAGGCACAGATGCTAGGTGAGGAGGGAGTAACCGACGCTGGAACGTATGTTTTGCCGTTTGGTAGCAAGGGCGAGAAGGTGGCGATTGCCTTCGGGATGGGCGATTATGTACCGTCAGAAGGCGAGAAGCTGCAACCGTTGCTGCTGCGGCTGGCGCAACACCGAGCAGCCCAACTACGCACTCAAAGCACAGACGCGCAGCCAACGGTTTACTGCTTCATCCTGCTGGATGGCAGGCTGGACGATGCTTTGCGTGAATGGCTCGAGCAGCACGGCGTGCAGCTGCTCGGCTTTTATCCGTACACAGCGTATCAGGCGCGTGTTCCCGTGTCGCAGTTAAGCACGGTAGCTGCCCATCCGCAGGTTCGCTGGGTTGGTCAGCCTTATCCGCTTCAGAAACTGCACCCCGAACTATGGACGTTCGTTGGCAGCGGCTCGGCGGAGCGCAGATGGGTTTTCGTATCCCTCTTCGGACACGATGAGGCAGCGCGCGACGCCCTGATGGCTATCGCCGACCAGACAGGCAGGTATGACCCCGACTTAGCCATCCTTCCGATGCTGGCTGATGCCGCCACGATAAACCGGCTGCTCGACTGGGACGCCGTGCTGTTTATCGAGCCAGTACACGCCTGCAAGCCAGCGGACTTCGAGTCGCAACCCGCTATCGATGCTGACCTGCTGTGGTACTTTGGCAAAGATGGCCGCCCATTGCACGGTCAGTCGGTGAAGATCGGGGTGCTTGACTCAGGTTTCTTCATACGACACGACGACTTTGCCCATATCAGGGACGGCGTTATCGGTCGCGACTATACGGATAGCAGGGGCAATGCACTGATAGACGGTAACGGTCACGGCACTGCTGTGTTGGGTATTCTGCTCGGCGCAGGTGCTGCAGACCGTCGATATCGGGGCACTGCCTCAGGTGTAAGCGCCTTGGCAGCGGATGACATCGTGCTGGCGAAGGTCTTCGTGAACACGTTTGAGGGAGGGACCAGTGTCGGGTCGAGCGTTTCGGACGCGCTCAGTGACATGCGGGGATGGTTCGATCGGCAAAGGTGGAGGAGCGTTGCCAAACGGGATGTGGTGAACTTGAGCGGGGGCGCGCCAACTCGGTACGCACGAGGAACGGATGCGCTATCGCGACAGGTCGACAGATTGTTTCGCGAAGACATCTTGGTCGTGGCTGCCGCAGGTAACGAGGGCAAACAAGGAGAAGGAACAATCGGTATCCCAGGCGATGCCAAAGGGGCGCTGACAGTGGGTGGCGTGTATGATGAGGGATACAACGTAGACAAAGTAGTTGAGTCATCATCACGAGGCCCTACGGGGGATGGTCGGGTGAAACCCGATGTGGTCGCGCCAAGCCACTGGATTATGGCACCTGCCCGTTGGAACCGTCGAGAATACTTCCCTGTCAAGGGAACATCCTTTGCCGCCCCCCATGTGGCTGGGCTCGCAGTGGGGTTGATGGCAGCGTATCGTCGGCCGGACGGCGGTGCCTCGAACCCGCCAGCCTGGGTCATTAAAAGCATGATTATCGCAAACGCCCTCGACCTCGGCTACGACCTCCACGCGGCAGGAAGAGGTAAAGTCGACGGCTTTTTGTGCCATTTCGAGGGAGACGGCTTCTTGAAAGTATGGTGGGGGACAAACAGACGCACCGGCTCGCTAAAGACCATGGATTTTGACCTCTCCCAGCCTGCGAGTCTGCTGCGCATTGCGCTGGTATACCCCGATGAACCAGCTTCTGCATGGGCCAGCCAGGCTCTGGTGAACGACCTCGACTTATACCTCGATGCTGAACCGTTTACTGAAGGGCCGAACGGCGGCTGGTGGTCAGCCTCCCGTGTAGACAACGTGGAGTTCATCACCATCCGCAACGCGCGAGCAGGCAAATATCGCATCAAGGTACACTCCTACAGCCATTCGTGGTTTTCTGGTAGTCAGGCATGGGCGGTGACGGTGCGTGCCGTTTTTGGACCTACCGAGCCCAACCTGAGATTGACCCTGACTGCGCCCGTGGCTGTGCAGCCCAACACTGAGTTTGAGGTGATGGGTTCAGTGCGACCGGACTCCTACGTCGTCTCTGGAGTGTCGGCTACGATGTTGGAAGACCCACCGCGTGGTTCTCTTCTGAGTTACGTCAGTGACCTCGAGGTGATACGGTATGCTCCGAACGGTGACCAAGAGCGTTTTAATCTTAGCTCCGCATTAAACGTCCCGCTCGGTAGTATTCCAGCGGGTTTCACCCGGAAGTTGGCAAGAAGGTTGCGTGGGGATAGGGAGGGGCTCGGCACTATCCTGTTGAAGGTTAAGTCCACGAACGGCGGCGAGGCAGAAGTACGTCGCACCGTCATCATCGACGGCACCCCACCTAACGATTGGCAGGCCTTTACAGTGAACGAAGGCAACCAAGAGCTCGCACCAACCTGTCAAGTTGCGGTAAGAGACCTTCTTTCTGGCTTGTCGCCCTCGGCAAACGCATGGTACCGCTTCTCTACCGATGGTGGGACAACATGGAGTCAATGGAAACCGACGAGCCTCTCCGGAGAGGAGGGGAGCCTCGAATGGGAGGTGGTAGTAGCCCAAAACGTGCCGTTTCACCGTGCTGGCGACAGGAACCGAATCCAGTTCAGGGTGCAGGACGTCGCAGGCAATTGGGGATACAGTCCCATCTATCCCGTGTCCCTACGAATTAGAACCCGCCTCTCAGGCGACAACCTCTCTGCTGAGCGCGGCAGCACCGCCCTGTTGCGGGCGACGCTCGTTCGAGCCTCCGACTCATCACCGCTTGCCAACAAAACGGTGCGGTTCCTTGTGGATGGCAACCCGGTCGGTTCCGCGGTTACCAATGCGGCGGGCGTAGCGACCCTGCCGTGGACGGTGACACTACTCGGTGAGCGCGAGTACCGGGTCGTGTTTGAGGGAGACTCTGAGTATCAAGCCTCCGAAGCAACTGCCCACTTGAATTTGACAGCCAAGACGGAGGTCATCGTGGAAGACGTCATAGCTCGGCGGGGCACGACGGTGATTCTGACCGCTTCGCTGAAAGAGCTGGACGTTGGCGGTTGGGTTTCAGCACCGCAGGGACTCACGCTACACTTCAAGGTTGACGGTACAGTCGTGGGAACAGTGGAAACGGATGCGCAGGGGAACGCACAAGTTGCATATAGTATCCCTCCCCACATGCCACTCGGCATCCGTTGGATCGATGTGGTCTTCGAAGGCGCAGAATCACGACAACCCTCCACAGGAAACGCTACCCTTCGGGTAGCACGAACCGTCCTGCGCGGCAAGGTGCTGCTGGGCGACTTCGTCGGCAATCCTGAGATGGCACAGGTTACTTTGGAACTGCGCGACCCGGACAGCAGGTCCGCCAGAGAGACGCATAACCTCTTCCTCAACAGCCAATCCGAATACATTATCGGTACGAATTTGGACGGCGTCTACGATGTCGCTGTCAAAGGCTCCCACTGGCTGCGCGATAAGCATCAACGGGTTCGCGTCACCGGTGATGTTGTCCTCAATTTCTCCCAGATCAATGGCGATGTCGACGGGGACAATACGGTGACCCTACAGGATTTTGGTATGTTGCTCCTGGCGTTTGGCAGCGTAGCGGGTGACGAAAACTGGAACTGGGACGCCGACCTGGACGGCGACTTGGAGGTCACATTGTTCGACTTTGGCATCCTCGTCAGGCATTTCGGCTTTGTCGGGGAGCAGTAG
- a CDS encoding ThuA domain-containing protein has product MKRALIVWGGWEGHEPKQCAEIFAPWLQSQGYEVIVSHTLDTYTDKDLMQSLNLIVPIWTMGTITPEQEAGLLDAVRSGVGIAGWHGGMGDSFRNNTEYQFMVGGQWVAHPGNIIEYEVNIIKPDDPIVAGLSDFKMHSEQYYMHVDPSNEVLATTTFSGEYCEWIAGTVMPVVWKRRYGKGRVFYSSLGHVAKDFEVPEALEIMKRGMLWAST; this is encoded by the coding sequence ATGAAACGCGCGTTAATCGTCTGGGGCGGCTGGGAGGGACATGAACCCAAGCAGTGCGCCGAGATTTTCGCGCCCTGGCTGCAATCGCAGGGCTACGAGGTCATCGTTTCCCATACGCTGGACACCTACACCGACAAAGACCTGATGCAGTCGCTGAACCTGATTGTGCCGATATGGACAATGGGTACCATCACCCCCGAGCAGGAAGCGGGGCTTCTGGACGCCGTGCGCAGTGGCGTGGGCATCGCCGGATGGCACGGGGGCATGGGCGACTCATTCCGCAACAACACCGAATATCAGTTCATGGTTGGTGGGCAGTGGGTTGCTCACCCGGGCAACATCATCGAATACGAAGTGAACATCATCAAGCCCGACGACCCCATCGTGGCGGGCTTGAGCGACTTCAAGATGCATTCGGAACAGTACTACATGCATGTGGACCCCTCCAACGAGGTACTCGCGACCACTACCTTCAGCGGCGAATACTGTGAGTGGATTGCGGGCACGGTGATGCCCGTGGTGTGGAAACGTCGCTACGGGAAGGGGCGCGTGTTCTACAGCTCGCTGGGGCATGTGGCGAAGGACTTCGAGGTGCCCGAAGCGCTGGAGATTATGAAGCGCGGCATGTTGTGGGCATCCACATAG
- a CDS encoding Gfo/Idh/MocA family oxidoreductase, whose amino-acid sequence MRRMKVGVIGCGNISPIYLQAGRVFESIDIVGCADIDMERARARAAEFGVPKVLTPEELLADPEVEIVLNLTVPKAHAEINLKAIDAGKHIYTEKPLATNREDGRKTVQAARAKGVRVGSAPDTFLGGGIQTCRKLIDDGWIGEPVGATAFMTCHGHESWHPSPEFYYEVGGGPMFDMGPYYLTALVNLIGPVRQVSGMARITFPERLITSQPKYGKVVKVETPTHIAGTMEFANGTIGTVVMSFDVWAAQLPRIEIYGTEGTLSVPDPNTFGGPVRLYRPGNRDWMEIPLTHGYTENSRGLGVADMAAAIQTGRPHRASGDLAYHVLDVMQAFLDAAEAGRTIAIESTCERPKPLPLGLRHGQIDA is encoded by the coding sequence ATGCGCCGCATGAAAGTGGGCGTGATCGGCTGTGGCAACATCAGCCCCATCTACCTGCAGGCGGGTAGAGTGTTTGAATCTATAGACATCGTGGGATGCGCCGATATCGACATGGAAAGGGCGCGTGCTCGTGCTGCCGAATTCGGTGTTCCCAAGGTTTTGACGCCCGAGGAATTGCTTGCCGACCCCGAAGTGGAGATTGTGCTGAACCTCACCGTGCCGAAAGCACACGCCGAAATCAACCTGAAGGCGATTGACGCAGGCAAGCATATTTACACCGAGAAACCCCTGGCGACCAACCGCGAGGACGGGCGCAAAACCGTGCAAGCCGCTCGTGCAAAGGGGGTACGTGTCGGTTCCGCTCCAGATACCTTTCTGGGAGGTGGTATCCAGACCTGTCGCAAACTCATCGATGACGGCTGGATCGGCGAACCTGTGGGTGCTACCGCCTTCATGACCTGTCACGGTCACGAGAGCTGGCACCCCTCACCCGAGTTCTACTACGAGGTGGGCGGGGGACCGATGTTCGACATGGGTCCCTACTATCTCACCGCGCTGGTGAACCTCATCGGTCCCGTACGGCAGGTCAGTGGGATGGCGCGCATCACCTTCCCCGAGCGGCTTATCACCAGCCAGCCAAAATACGGTAAGGTCGTGAAAGTGGAGACGCCAACACACATCGCGGGCACGATGGAGTTTGCGAACGGCACGATTGGCACGGTGGTGATGAGCTTTGATGTGTGGGCGGCGCAGCTGCCACGCATCGAGATATACGGCACGGAGGGAACCCTCAGCGTGCCCGACCCCAATACCTTCGGCGGTCCCGTGCGCCTGTACCGGCCGGGCAACCGCGACTGGATGGAGATACCGCTGACCCACGGCTACACAGAGAACAGTCGTGGGCTGGGAGTGGCGGACATGGCGGCAGCCATCCAGACGGGCAGACCGCACCGCGCCAGTGGCGACCTTGCCTATCATGTGCTGGATGTGATGCAGGCGTTCTTGGACGCTGCGGAGGCTGGCAGAACCATCGCCATCGAAAGCACCTGTGAACGCCCGAAGCCTTTGCCACTGGGATTACGACACGGACAGATCGACGCTTAA